The Candidatus Neomarinimicrobiota bacterium DNA window CCTGACGAACTCCCTAAACGTGGAAAGGCGCACCAAGAAGCTGGCAAGCTGGGTTAAATTCAGTTCACATGGTCTCGCGCCCCAAATACACGCTATTGGCAAACGTAACCTTTCCTGAACCGTTAGCCAAAGTTAATGATCCCCGCCTGAAAAACCGCTTCCAGCCCTGGGACGGCCAGCCCGCGGATGTGGTTCTGATTGGCATACCGTTTGATCTGGGTGTGGAGCTGGGTGGGGGTCGGCTGGGAGCCGCGGGCGGTCCCACGGCCTTCCGCCAGGCCATGCTACGTTTCGGTACAACCTATGATGCCGAACAGGATATCGACTTCGACCATTTGCGGCTGGCCGACGCCGGCGACCTGGAAGTAGTCCCGGACGACGTGGGTGCCACCCATGAGCGTCTGGCCGAGGTGACAGCTGCGATCCTGGCGGCGGGCGCGGTGCCCATCATCATCGGCGGCGGACACGACAGCACCTTCGGCTCGGTCACAGCACTGATGGCCAAGTATCCCTCCGTAGCCGGCATCAATGTAGACGCCCATCTGGACCTGCGGGAAGTGGTGGACGGGCGTATTTCCAGCGGCACCCCTTTCCGCCGGATCCTGGAGGAGCTGCACCTGCCGGGGGAGAACCTGGTGGAATTCGGGCTACACGGCAATGTCAATTCCCACGCTCACATGCAATATGCCAAGGAACAGGGGGTCCGCTGCTGGACTCGCGGTCAGCTGCGGGATCAGGTTACGGCCACGATCTTTTTCCGGGAGCTCCAGCAATTGAGCGACCGAGCGAACACACTCTTCATATCGATTGACCTGGACGTCTTCGCCGCAGCATACGCGCCGGGCGTCTCGGCACCCGGCACGGAAGGCCTGACACCGGAAGAGGGGCGCCAGCTGGCTTTCCTGGCAGGCCGTCATCCCGGCGTCCGGCTGTTCGAATTGATGGAGCTTAATCCGCTATTCGATGCGGACGGGCGCACCAGCCGGCTGGCGGTGATGCTGCTGTGCGCCTTCCTGGCCGGTCTAGCCACTCGTAAGGCGGCAACGCGGGCCGGGAAAAAGGAGTCGCGATGAACGACCAGGAAATTATCTTAAACGAGCGTAAAAAGTACGACTGCCGGTGTGATATTGGCGCCGAGCTGGCCCGCTACGGCCGGCCCCTGCACCTGGCCGCTAAACCCACCAAGCCGCCAAACGCCCCTATCGGTACCACCAGAACCGCCGCCACCTGGGACGCCGAAGCCGCCAAACGCATGCTGCTCAACAACCTGGACCCCGCCAACGCCGCCGACTGGGAACAGCTCATCGTCTACGGTGGTACCGGCCGCGCCGCCCGCAACTGGCACGAGGTCCACAAGATCACCGCGGCCCTCGACCAGCTGGCCGCGGATGAGACCCTCTGCGTCCAGTCCGGGCGGGCGGTATACGTCGCCCGGACCTATCCCCACGCCCCGCGGGTGATCATCGCCAATTCTAACCTCGTCCCCCGCTGGGCCACCCAGGAGCATTTCGATGAGCTGGACCGGGCCGGCCTGATGATGTACGGCCAGATGACCGCCGGCTCCTGGATCTACATCGGCACCCAGGGCA harbors:
- a CDS encoding arginase family protein, with product MVSRPKYTLLANVTFPEPLAKVNDPRLKNRFQPWDGQPADVVLIGIPFDLGVELGGGRLGAAGGPTAFRQAMLRFGTTYDAEQDIDFDHLRLADAGDLEVVPDDVGATHERLAEVTAAILAAGAVPIIIGGGHDSTFGSVTALMAKYPSVAGINVDAHLDLREVVDGRISSGTPFRRILEELHLPGENLVEFGLHGNVNSHAHMQYAKEQGVRCWTRGQLRDQVTATIFFRELQQLSDRANTLFISIDLDVFAAAYAPGVSAPGTEGLTPEEGRQLAFLAGRHPGVRLFELMELNPLFDADGRTSRLAVMLLCAFLAGLATRKAATRAGKKESR